From the Synergistetes bacterium HGW-Synergistetes-1 genome, the window GGCCTTGCCATCACGGTGCCGTTCTTTGTTGAGAACGAGGAGATAGTCCTTGTTGATACGAGGACCGGCGAATACCTTGAAAGAGCAAAGAAATAGAAAGGGAGGGTTCCTGATGAGCTCACGTGAAAAGATAGCGTACCTTAGGGGATTGATCGACGGGCAGAAAGTAGCTGATACGCCTGAGAAGGAGAAGTTTTTTGCTGCATTGGTAGACGCCCTTGACTCATTGGCTGAGGCAATGGAAGAGCACGAAGAAGTCCACAATGAGCTTAATGACTACCTCGAACAGCTTGATGAGGATGTAAGTGAGCTTGAGGATGATCTCGACGCACTTATCGAGGATGAGTACGATGATGAAGACGACGAAGATTACGAGGACTTTGATGAGGAAGAGTACGCCTCAGTGACATGTCCCGAGTGCGGTAAGGATTTCTACTATGAGCCGGCTGCCTACGAAGAAGACGAGGATCTTCTCTGTCCTCATTGCGGTAAGCCTTTCAAATATCCTGAAGATTAAATTTATATCAGAAAATAATATACAGTTAGTTGTCGATAAGGAGGAATAACCGCATGGTCGCGAACAATAAAGAGGAATTTGTAGTAAGCGAAACCGGTGAGACCGAAGAGATCGCTGCTGGGAACACTATCGATCAGTCTAACCTTGAAGGAAAGATCCGGATCTCGGAAGACGTGATAGCCCAGCTTGCTACAAAGGCTCTGAACAGCGTTGAAGGTGTTACTCCTGCAAATCCAGGGCTTATGGCCAACCTGCGTCTTGGAAGAAAAACAGTCAACGGTGTAAGGATAACTATCTCTGACGGAGATGCGCCTGAGATAGTTGTAGATGCATATATTGCTGTCAAGTACGGACTTCGTATCCCTGATGTATGCTGGGACGTTCAGGAGGCAGTAAAGGAACAGATAGAACGCTTTACAGGCTATACTATCAAGGGCGTAAATGTTTACGTACAGGGAGTAACTTTCGGTGATAAAAAAGAGACTTCTGCAGCTCATGCAGAGGCCGTTTACAACACATTTACCGAAGAGGCCTGATCCAACCGAAATTACGAAAGAAGGCCGGTTTCCTGGATGAGAAACCGGCCTTCTCAATTAAGAGGTGAATAAGATGCTCTTTTTATGGACGACAACCAAGCTGGGCAAAATTTGGGTCGACGGAGACTCGTTACGCCACATCATCTCCAAGAGACTGCCGGAAGGTTTTTACTGCCAGGAAATTTCTTTTATCGGAGATCAAAACCTTTTGAATATTTATATTACCATGCCTGAGGGTGACAATGAAGAAGACAAGGTAAGACTGGAAAAGAAGTTTACCGACATCTTCACCAAGTCAGGAATGGCGGTCCATATAAACTGGATAAACATAGCACCTCAGGACAATCCCAAAATTAATCCCGTATGGACTCTGCCATTATTCTGGGCCGGCGCAGCGGCTGCACTGACCGCAATAGTGCACCTTGGGCTCAAGGGCATCCTGTGGTCACTTTTTGCTGCGTTGATCGGCTATGGGATCTCTTGGATACTGCTCACCGAGGACGGCAAAAAACAGGTTTCAACTCTGATGCAGCAATTCAGGAGATGATATTTGAAGATGTCGTCTAAGTCACAAATGCGCCACAGATCACGTGAAATTGCGCTCCAATTAATCTACCAGCTGGATGTGAGACCTTCCGCAAATATTGATGAAGCCATTGAGCTTTACCCTTCAGAGGGAGAGGCTGATGGTGTATTTGATTATGCATGTGAGCTGGTAAGGGGAGTAATGGAAAACATGGATGCTATCTCAGATTTGCTAAGGGAAAACATTATTGGCTGGAGGCCGGAAAGAATGGTTGCCGTCGATAAGGTAGCTATATCAATGGCTCTCTATGAGGGGATCATATCTAAAAAGGTGCCGGTCGCGGTCTCAATTTCTGAGGCAGTTCAGCTTGCCAAAGTTTTTGGTACAGAAGAATCCGGACGCTTCGTAAATGGTGTTCTGGGGAGGATCGTCAGAAAGGAAGAGTCTCTCTCGAACTGAGCAGCCATGTTTAAATATGAAAAAGATGCGATATTTACAGTTGATGAGGTCACAAACAAGATCCGAGAAGCTATATATGCTTCCGGTGAACTTCAGAATATCTCCGTAAAAGGAGAGCTTCTTGGATTCAAGAAACACTCCAGCGGTCATGCATATTTTACAATAATCGGTGCAGAGGCACGGATATCCTGTGTCCTCTTCCGTTCTAACGCTTCCTCTGTAATCCTCTGGCCCAAAGACGGAGATGAGGTGCTTGTCCGCGGCAAAGTTGACGTCTACGGAGCAAGGGGCTCATACCAGATATATGCTTCGACCCTTCTGCCGCTTGGCGAAGGAGCAAAAACAAGGGCTAAGGAGATCCTCTTCAAACAGCTTACAGCAGAAGGGATCTTCGATGTCAGACATAAGAGGGAACTCCCTCTCTTTCCCGTAAAAGTAGCTCTCATTACCTCACCCACAAGCGCAGCGGTACAGGATGTAATAAAGATCGCATCAATAAGATACCCTGCTTCGGAGCTGCTTGTGATCCCAAGTCTTATGCAGGGCGCGGCAGCTTCTTCGGAAATAAGGGATGCTTTCTCAAAGTGCGCCTCTTTTCAGGACATCTCACTCGTGATGCTTGTAAGGGGAGGGGGAAGCCGGGACGACCTGGATATTTTTGACAGCGAAGAAGTTGTCAGGTCTGTCAGGTCATGTCCTGTTCCTGTAATTACGGGACTTGGTCATCAAATTGACAAGACTCTTTCTGATCTGGCAGCTGATGCGTACGCGCCGACACCATCAGGAGCTGCAGAGAGAGTTTTTCCAGATTCCAAAGAACTCACAGCCTACTTAAAAAGTTCTATGCGGACGATGCATGCCCATATGAACAAGAGAGCTGCAAAGATCAGCTCGGAATTGATCGATTCAAAGAGAAGGCTCCTTTTCAGCATCACCAGAGGAGTGTGCCTCCCTGCGTCGGAATTTTTGAACAATGTTCAGGGTTCTCTCACGTCGAATATCACATACAAGATGTCAGAGGCAGAAGCGAAGCTCACTTCTGCAGCCGGTACCTTAAACAACCTTTCGCCACTAAGCGTAATGTCAAGAGGCTTTGCGATATGCAGGGACTCTGAAGGAAATATGATCAAAGATGCATCCTCACTTGCTGAGCATCAGAGAGT encodes:
- a CDS encoding Asp23/Gls24 family envelope stress response protein translates to MVANNKEEFVVSETGETEEIAAGNTIDQSNLEGKIRISEDVIAQLATKALNSVEGVTPANPGLMANLRLGRKTVNGVRITISDGDAPEIVVDAYIAVKYGLRIPDVCWDVQEAVKEQIERFTGYTIKGVNVYVQGVTFGDKKETSAAHAEAVYNTFTEEA
- the nusB gene encoding transcription antitermination factor NusB translates to MSSKSQMRHRSREIALQLIYQLDVRPSANIDEAIELYPSEGEADGVFDYACELVRGVMENMDAISDLLRENIIGWRPERMVAVDKVAISMALYEGIISKKVPVAVSISEAVQLAKVFGTEESGRFVNGVLGRIVRKEESLSN
- the xseA gene encoding exodeoxyribonuclease VII large subunit is translated as MFKYEKDAIFTVDEVTNKIREAIYASGELQNISVKGELLGFKKHSSGHAYFTIIGAEARISCVLFRSNASSVILWPKDGDEVLVRGKVDVYGARGSYQIYASTLLPLGEGAKTRAKEILFKQLTAEGIFDVRHKRELPLFPVKVALITSPTSAAVQDVIKIASIRYPASELLVIPSLMQGAAASSEIRDAFSKCASFQDISLVMLVRGGGSRDDLDIFDSEEVVRSVRSCPVPVITGLGHQIDKTLSDLAADAYAPTPSGAAERVFPDSKELTAYLKSSMRTMHAHMNKRAAKISSELIDSKRRLLFSITRGVCLPASEFLNNVQGSLTSNITYKMSEAEAKLTSAAGTLNNLSPLSVMSRGFAICRDSEGNMIKDASSLAEHQRVGIYFRDGHAETEVKSICIEN